In Streptomyces sp. NBC_01551, one DNA window encodes the following:
- a CDS encoding 2-aminoethylphosphonate ABC transporter substrate-binding protein: MPSSKYPRLTAAVTGSLALAAGLTACAGSSTAADSKGGGEKVVTVYSADGLKSDKGDGWYDKVFADFTKKTGIEVKYVEGGSGEMVQRAVREKSNTQADVLITLPPFIQQADGKGLLQAYKPQGSDQVKGGDKATDGKWTSVVNNYFGFVYNKKELTEAPKTWEELLDGKFKGKLQYSTPGVAGDGTAVLIKAMHDFGGKEPAMEYLKKLQANNVGPSSSTSKLAPKTDKGELLVANGDVQMNFAQSKSMPNLGIWFPAKDGGKPTSFALPYAAGLVAKAPHTENGKKLLDYLLSEDAQKLVSEVGGGFPARSDVKPTDANAVELTKLMTGVEIFEPDWADIDKNLTGHVDAWKSATGS; this comes from the coding sequence ATGCCCAGCAGCAAGTACCCGCGCCTCACGGCCGCCGTCACCGGCAGCCTCGCCCTCGCCGCCGGCCTCACCGCCTGCGCGGGCTCCTCCACCGCCGCCGACTCCAAGGGCGGCGGCGAGAAGGTCGTCACCGTCTACAGCGCCGACGGCCTCAAGAGCGACAAGGGCGACGGCTGGTACGACAAGGTCTTCGCCGATTTCACCAAGAAGACCGGCATCGAGGTCAAGTACGTCGAGGGAGGCTCGGGCGAGATGGTGCAGCGCGCCGTCCGCGAGAAGAGCAACACCCAGGCCGACGTCCTGATCACGCTGCCGCCGTTCATCCAGCAGGCGGACGGCAAGGGCCTGCTCCAGGCCTACAAGCCGCAGGGCTCCGACCAGGTCAAGGGCGGCGACAAGGCCACCGACGGCAAGTGGACCTCGGTCGTCAACAACTACTTCGGCTTCGTCTACAACAAGAAGGAGCTCACCGAGGCGCCCAAGACCTGGGAAGAGCTGCTGGACGGCAAGTTCAAGGGCAAGCTCCAGTACTCCACCCCGGGCGTCGCGGGCGACGGCACCGCCGTGCTCATCAAGGCGATGCACGACTTCGGAGGCAAGGAGCCGGCGATGGAGTACCTGAAGAAGCTCCAGGCCAACAACGTCGGCCCGTCCTCCTCCACCAGCAAGCTCGCGCCGAAGACCGACAAGGGCGAGCTGCTCGTCGCCAACGGCGACGTCCAGATGAACTTCGCGCAGTCCAAGTCCATGCCGAACCTGGGCATCTGGTTCCCCGCCAAGGACGGCGGCAAGCCCACCAGCTTCGCCCTCCCGTACGCGGCCGGCCTGGTGGCCAAGGCCCCGCACACCGAGAACGGCAAGAAGCTCCTCGACTACCTGCTCAGCGAGGACGCCCAGAAGCTGGTCAGCGAGGTCGGCGGCGGCTTCCCGGCGCGCTCCGACGTCAAGCCGACCGACGCCAACGCCGTCGAACTCACCAAGCTGATGACCGGTGTCGAGATCTTCGAGCCCGACTGGGCCGACATCGACAAGAACCTCACCGGCCACGTCGACGCGTGGAAGTCCGCGACCGGCAGCTGA
- a CDS encoding ABC transporter permease, with protein sequence MLVHSKTGRWAAWGLFGLLFLPLFALPLLVVVAASFSTHWSGAFPSGPTTENYASAARGESLQALTTSLVTALVASLLALTVGSWAALAAAGLKKRGKRSLDALFMLPVAVPSVVVGLAVLVAFSKPPMLLNGTSSIVILAHTILVTAFAYQSVSAAIVRLDPAYEQAAASLGARPAHVLWRVKLPLLLPSLTAAAGLCFALSMGELSATMMLYPPDWMPLPVRIFTATDRGSLFSGSAVAVVLMATTLLVLLAVSRIRTRATYR encoded by the coding sequence GTGCTGGTGCATAGCAAGACAGGCCGCTGGGCCGCCTGGGGCCTGTTCGGCCTCCTCTTCCTGCCCCTCTTCGCCCTGCCGCTGCTCGTCGTGGTGGCCGCGTCCTTCTCGACCCACTGGTCCGGGGCCTTCCCCTCCGGCCCGACCACCGAGAACTACGCCTCCGCCGCGCGCGGCGAATCCCTCCAGGCACTGACGACCTCGCTGGTCACCGCCCTGGTCGCGAGCCTGCTCGCGCTCACCGTCGGCAGCTGGGCGGCGCTGGCCGCCGCCGGGCTGAAGAAGCGCGGAAAGCGTTCCCTGGACGCCCTGTTCATGCTCCCGGTCGCCGTGCCGTCCGTGGTCGTCGGCCTCGCCGTACTGGTCGCGTTCAGCAAGCCCCCGATGCTGCTCAACGGCACGAGCTCAATCGTGATCCTGGCGCACACCATTCTTGTCACGGCGTTCGCCTACCAGTCGGTTTCGGCTGCGATCGTCCGTCTCGACCCGGCGTACGAACAGGCGGCGGCCTCCCTGGGCGCCCGTCCCGCGCACGTGCTGTGGCGGGTCAAGCTCCCCCTCCTGCTGCCGTCCCTCACCGCGGCCGCCGGACTCTGCTTCGCCCTGTCCATGGGCGAGCTGAGCGCCACGATGATGCTCTACCCGCCGGACTGGATGCCCCTCCCGGTCCGGATCTTCACCGCCACCGACCGCGGTTCGCTCTTCAGCGGCTCCGCCGTCGCCGTGGTCCTGATGGCCACCACCCTGCTGGTCCTGCTGGCCGTCTCCCGTATCCGCACCAGAGCCACCTACCGCTGA
- a CDS encoding 2-aminoethylphosphonate ABC transporter permease subunit: protein MAEAPRLDGRRTAHLPGTRTPEHTDATPDTPTRTAHATAGGTLADHGTTAGSATTAPGHTATPSGSRTPHRIRPPQGTGVPRWLWSVPPVAVLALVFLYPLALVVQQSFTPENGGGAFDAYASVFASHGFREALGTTVWLAVGATVGCLVLGFALALIIAFVPFPGAKAVAKFIDVFLSFPSFLITLALLFIYGTVGMANGVWTDLTGAADGPFHFLTTPWGVLLAEITYFTPFVMRPLLAAFSQLDTAQLEVASSLGAKPARIIRRVILPEALPALAAGGSLVLVMCLNEFGIVLFTGAKDVTTLPMLIYGKAILESDYAAACVVAVVNIAISVGLFGLYRVVSKRAGA, encoded by the coding sequence ATGGCTGAGGCCCCCCGCCTGGACGGGCGCCGAACCGCGCACCTGCCGGGCACCCGGACCCCGGAGCACACCGACGCCACACCGGACACCCCCACCCGGACCGCCCACGCCACCGCCGGCGGCACCCTTGCCGACCACGGCACCACCGCGGGCAGCGCCACCACCGCCCCCGGCCACACCGCCACCCCGTCCGGCTCCCGCACCCCGCACAGGATCCGCCCCCCGCAGGGGACCGGTGTCCCGCGGTGGCTGTGGAGCGTGCCGCCCGTGGCCGTGCTCGCGCTGGTCTTCCTCTACCCCCTCGCGCTGGTGGTCCAGCAGTCGTTCACCCCCGAGAACGGCGGCGGCGCCTTCGACGCCTACGCCTCCGTGTTCGCCTCCCACGGCTTCCGCGAAGCCCTCGGCACCACGGTCTGGCTGGCCGTCGGCGCCACGGTCGGCTGCCTGGTCCTCGGCTTCGCGCTCGCCCTGATCATCGCCTTCGTCCCCTTCCCCGGGGCCAAGGCCGTCGCGAAGTTCATCGACGTCTTCCTCTCCTTCCCCTCCTTCCTCATCACCCTCGCCCTCCTCTTCATCTACGGGACGGTGGGCATGGCCAACGGGGTCTGGACTGACCTGACCGGCGCCGCCGACGGCCCGTTCCACTTCCTCACCACCCCCTGGGGCGTCCTCCTCGCGGAGATCACGTACTTCACGCCCTTCGTGATGCGCCCGCTGCTCGCCGCCTTCTCCCAGCTGGACACCGCACAGCTGGAGGTGGCCTCCTCGCTCGGCGCGAAGCCCGCCCGGATCATCCGGCGGGTCATCCTCCCCGAGGCCCTCCCGGCCCTCGCCGCCGGCGGAAGCCTCGTCCTCGTCATGTGCCTCAACGAGTTCGGGATCGTCCTGTTCACCGGAGCCAAGGACGTCACCACGCTCCCGATGCTCATCTACGGCAAGGCGATCCTCGAATCCGACTACGCGGCCGCCTGCGTGGTCGCCGTCGTCAACATCGCGATCTCCGTCGGCCTGTTCGGCCTCTACCGGGTGGTGAGCAAGCGTGCTGGTGCATAG
- a CDS encoding ABC transporter ATP-binding protein has translation MSGIRFDSVSVAYAGNTVLDSLDLTVEPGEVMALLGPSGSGKTTALRAVAGFVRPAAGRVLIGGRDVTALPPHKRGIGMVVQQYALFPHMRVEENVAFGLKAQKAPKAEIPGRVAEALEMTGMAAYAKRYPRELSGGQQQRVAIARALAIRPGVLLLDEPLSALDAQLRSGMLAELARLHRELPDVSILYVTHDQVEALTLADRIAVMDRARLQDCGTPQELYRAPRTEFTASFVGNANLLPVTVAESGALFAGRALELDRGRAAPGVSATLCVRPHLLGLGAGPNALTGTIAEVQWRGSTHRLYVDVDGHRVKADLPELRETPALGDEVTLHFEPRDAVLLAAGVSDG, from the coding sequence GTGAGCGGCATCCGCTTCGACTCCGTATCGGTCGCCTACGCCGGCAACACCGTCCTGGACTCCCTCGACCTGACCGTCGAGCCGGGCGAGGTCATGGCGCTGCTGGGCCCCTCCGGCTCCGGCAAGACCACGGCGCTGCGCGCGGTCGCCGGGTTCGTACGGCCCGCCGCCGGCCGGGTGCTGATCGGCGGCCGGGACGTCACCGCGCTCCCGCCGCACAAGCGCGGCATCGGGATGGTCGTCCAGCAGTACGCGCTGTTCCCGCACATGCGGGTCGAGGAGAACGTCGCCTTCGGCCTCAAGGCGCAGAAAGCCCCCAAGGCCGAGATCCCGGGCCGGGTCGCCGAGGCCCTGGAGATGACCGGGATGGCGGCCTACGCCAAGCGCTACCCGCGCGAGCTCTCCGGCGGACAGCAGCAGCGCGTGGCCATCGCCCGCGCGCTCGCCATCCGCCCCGGGGTGCTCCTGCTCGACGAGCCGCTCTCCGCGCTCGACGCGCAGCTGCGCTCCGGGATGCTCGCCGAACTGGCCCGGCTGCACCGCGAACTGCCCGACGTGTCGATCCTTTACGTCACGCACGACCAGGTGGAGGCGCTCACTCTGGCCGACCGGATCGCGGTCATGGACCGGGCCCGGCTCCAGGACTGCGGCACCCCGCAGGAGCTGTACCGGGCCCCGCGCACCGAGTTCACCGCCTCGTTCGTCGGCAACGCCAACCTGCTGCCGGTGACCGTCGCCGAATCCGGGGCGCTCTTCGCGGGGCGGGCGCTGGAGCTGGACCGTGGGCGGGCCGCGCCGGGCGTGAGTGCGACGTTGTGCGTACGGCCGCACCTGCTCGGCCTCGGGGCCGGGCCCAACGCGCTGACCGGGACGATCGCCGAGGTGCAGTGGCGCGGCTCCACGCACCGGCTCTACGTCGACGTGGACGGCCACCGCGTCAAGGCCGACCTGCCGGAGCTGCGCGAGACCCCGGCGCTGGGCGACGAGGTGACCCTGCACTTCGAACCCCGCGACGCCGTGCTGCTGGCCGCAGGGGTGTCGGATGGCTGA
- a CDS encoding phosphonatase-like hydrolase — MSDLNDASGPSSTGSTGSTNETRRLIVLDMAGTTVADGGLVERAFERAAERLGVEPGSADHAAKLQYVRDTMGESKISVFRHLFGTEELAQRANSAFEQAYGELVDGGLIAPIPGAREAIEKLRADGHTVALTTGFARVTQDAILDALGWQGLADLTLCPADAGGRGRPYPDMVLAAFLRTGAATDVRETVVAGDTAYDMLSGRRAGAGIVAGVLTGAHDRATLDEHGATHVLASIADLPALLARESGA, encoded by the coding sequence ATGAGCGACCTGAACGACGCGAGCGGCCCGAGCAGCACGGGCAGCACGGGCAGCACGAACGAGACCCGCAGGCTGATCGTCCTCGACATGGCCGGCACCACCGTCGCCGACGGCGGCCTCGTCGAGCGCGCCTTCGAGCGCGCCGCCGAGCGCCTCGGAGTCGAGCCCGGCAGCGCCGACCACGCCGCCAAGCTCCAGTACGTCCGCGACACCATGGGCGAGTCGAAGATCTCGGTCTTCCGCCACCTCTTCGGCACCGAGGAACTGGCCCAGCGCGCCAACTCCGCCTTCGAGCAGGCGTACGGGGAACTCGTCGACGGCGGCCTGATCGCCCCGATCCCCGGCGCCCGCGAGGCCATCGAGAAGCTCCGCGCCGACGGCCACACCGTCGCCTTGACCACCGGCTTCGCCCGCGTCACCCAGGACGCCATCCTCGACGCCCTCGGCTGGCAGGGCCTGGCCGACCTGACCCTCTGCCCCGCCGACGCCGGCGGCCGGGGCCGCCCGTACCCGGACATGGTGCTCGCCGCGTTCCTGCGCACCGGCGCCGCGACCGACGTCCGCGAGACCGTGGTGGCCGGCGACACGGCGTACGACATGCTCAGCGGCCGCCGCGCCGGAGCCGGGATCGTGGCGGGCGTCCTGACCGGCGCCCACGACCGCGCGACCCTCGACGAGCACGGCGCCACCCACGTCCTCGCCTCCATCGCCGACCTCCCCGCGCTCCTGGCGAGGGAGTCCGGCGCGTGA
- a CDS encoding TIGR03364 family FAD-dependent oxidoreductase: protein MRVIVVGGGVVGTMHAWQAVERGHEVVQIEREAEARGASLRNFGQIWVSGRAGGEELDTALRARELWERIGAEVPGLGFRAIGSLTPVRGAREYAVAEAATARPDAAARGYELVTAAEARQINPALRGAFEAALWCERDAAVEPRTAQLHLREALRATGRYTFLPGREVREVVGPGAVRDDHGDVHRGDTVVLATGAWLSGLVRELAPELPVRRVRLQMMQTAPLGEPLTTSVADADSFRYYPAYKSEALDALNAGQAQAPIAAAHKMQLLMVQRLDGGLTIGDTHEYEHPFAFDTLEDSYEHLTEVVESFLSRPLPKIRHRWAGVYAQCTDTTRVVHRQQVADGVWLVTGPGGRGMTCSPAIAETTANELGW from the coding sequence GTGAGAGTCATAGTCGTCGGAGGCGGCGTGGTCGGCACCATGCACGCCTGGCAAGCAGTCGAACGCGGCCACGAGGTCGTCCAGATCGAGCGAGAAGCGGAGGCCCGCGGCGCGTCGCTGCGCAATTTCGGCCAGATCTGGGTCAGCGGGCGGGCCGGGGGCGAGGAGCTCGACACCGCCCTGCGGGCCCGCGAGCTCTGGGAGCGCATCGGCGCGGAGGTGCCCGGCCTGGGCTTCCGCGCCATCGGCTCCCTCACCCCGGTGCGGGGCGCCCGCGAGTACGCGGTCGCCGAGGCGGCCACCGCCCGCCCGGACGCCGCGGCCCGTGGCTACGAACTGGTCACCGCCGCGGAAGCGCGACAGATCAACCCGGCCCTGCGCGGCGCCTTCGAGGCGGCCCTGTGGTGCGAGCGGGACGCGGCCGTCGAACCGCGCACCGCCCAGCTCCACCTGCGCGAGGCCCTGCGCGCCACCGGCCGGTACACCTTCCTCCCCGGACGCGAGGTCCGCGAGGTCGTCGGCCCCGGCGCCGTCCGCGACGACCACGGTGACGTCCACCGCGGTGACACCGTCGTCCTGGCCACCGGCGCCTGGCTGTCCGGCCTGGTCCGCGAGCTGGCCCCGGAGCTGCCCGTGCGCCGCGTCCGGCTCCAGATGATGCAGACCGCCCCGCTCGGCGAGCCGCTGACCACCTCGGTCGCCGACGCCGACAGCTTTCGCTACTACCCGGCGTACAAGAGCGAGGCGCTCGACGCGCTCAACGCCGGGCAGGCGCAGGCGCCGATCGCCGCCGCGCACAAGATGCAGCTCCTGATGGTCCAGCGCCTCGACGGCGGGCTGACCATCGGCGACACCCACGAATACGAGCACCCCTTCGCGTTCGACACCCTCGAAGACTCCTACGAGCACCTCACCGAGGTGGTCGAGTCCTTCCTGAGCCGCCCGCTGCCGAAGATCCGGCACCGCTGGGCGGGCGTGTACGCGCAGTGCACCGACACCACCCGCGTCGTCCACCGCCAGCAGGTGGCCGACGGCGTCTGGCTGGTGACCGGACCCGGCGGGCGCGGGATGACCTGCTCGCCCGCCATAGCCGAGACCACCGCGAACGAACTGGGCTGGTAG
- a CDS encoding GntR family transcriptional regulator, whose translation MEEQIQPHRPGSPVRSGIPEHGRVPKYYAVRARIAELLDELGEGGLLPTERDLAERYEVSRETVRQALRELLLEGRLRRAGRGTVVAGPKLEQPLSLASYTEGVRRQGRRPGRNLIGLERFPCPPELARGIGAEAGEPVWHLERVLLADDERVGLESTYIRVARAPRLDSDFPPDSSFYGYLRDSLGISFGDADEKLETVLATPREALLIGTPPALPMLLIHRFSRDQDGGPLERVRSLYRGDRFSFTTRLKPE comes from the coding sequence GTGGAAGAACAGATCCAGCCCCATCGCCCCGGCTCGCCCGTCCGCTCCGGCATCCCCGAGCACGGCCGCGTCCCCAAGTACTACGCCGTCAGGGCCCGCATCGCGGAGCTGCTCGACGAACTCGGCGAAGGCGGCCTGCTGCCCACCGAGCGCGATCTCGCCGAGCGGTACGAGGTGTCCCGCGAGACCGTGCGGCAGGCCCTGCGCGAGCTGCTCCTGGAGGGCCGGCTGCGCCGCGCGGGGCGGGGCACCGTCGTCGCCGGGCCGAAGCTGGAGCAGCCGCTGTCGCTCGCGAGCTACACCGAGGGCGTCCGCCGCCAGGGCCGCCGGCCCGGCCGCAACCTGATCGGCCTGGAGCGGTTCCCGTGCCCGCCCGAGCTGGCCCGGGGCATCGGCGCCGAGGCCGGCGAGCCCGTCTGGCACCTGGAGCGCGTCCTGCTGGCCGACGACGAGCGGGTCGGCCTGGAGAGCACGTACATCCGGGTGGCCCGGGCGCCCCGCCTGGACAGCGATTTCCCGCCGGACTCCTCCTTCTACGGCTACCTCCGCGACAGCCTCGGCATCTCCTTCGGCGACGCGGACGAGAAGCTGGAGACCGTCCTGGCGACCCCGCGCGAGGCCCTGCTGATCGGCACCCCGCCGGCCCTTCCGATGCTGCTGATCCACCGCTTCTCGCGGGATCAGGACGGCGGGCCGCTGGAGCGGGTGCGTTCGCTCTACCGTGGTGATCGGTTCAGCTTCACGACCCGTCTGAAGCCCGAGTAG
- a CDS encoding ROK family transcriptional regulator, with product MNRANGEGRGVNLPALRGHNDALVLDLLRGAGASEGASEGAGAGARPGAAGPGLGRSELAERTGLTPQAVSKITARLRAEGLVAEAGRGASTGGKPRTLLRLVPEARSAVGVHVDRDELRVVRVDLAGRVTADWRGPLDFGAGPGVVVDAVADAVVRTFAHPGSGAGPSQVLGVGIAAPGPLDRRTGVLGRVTGFPEWEGFPLGEELAGRLGVAVVVDKDTNAGAGAGAGAGGDFGASVYLHVGTGLGAGLRLNGEVYRGARSAAGEFGHQVLMLDGPPCRCGGRGCVEALCLDAVARGDLAEAARVLGEAAANLVALLDVDRVVLGGRVVEGAPGVFVSGVSGALAARGAGATVALAGRGVAEGAAELILAPFFGRSG from the coding sequence GTGAACAGGGCGAACGGTGAGGGGCGCGGCGTCAATCTGCCGGCGCTGCGCGGGCACAACGACGCGCTGGTGCTGGATCTGCTGCGCGGCGCGGGCGCGAGCGAGGGCGCGAGCGAGGGCGCCGGTGCGGGTGCGCGCCCGGGAGCGGCGGGGCCGGGCCTCGGGCGGTCGGAGCTGGCGGAGCGCACGGGGCTCACCCCGCAGGCGGTCAGCAAGATCACGGCGCGGCTGCGGGCCGAGGGGCTGGTGGCGGAGGCCGGCCGCGGCGCGTCGACCGGGGGCAAGCCGCGGACGCTGCTGCGGCTGGTGCCGGAGGCGCGGAGCGCGGTGGGGGTGCACGTGGACCGGGACGAGCTGCGGGTGGTCCGGGTCGACCTGGCGGGCCGCGTCACCGCGGACTGGCGGGGTCCGCTGGACTTCGGCGCCGGGCCGGGGGTGGTCGTCGACGCGGTGGCGGATGCGGTCGTACGGACCTTCGCGCATCCGGGGTCCGGTGCGGGGCCGTCGCAGGTGCTGGGGGTGGGAATTGCCGCGCCGGGCCCGCTCGACCGGCGGACCGGGGTGCTGGGGCGGGTGACGGGGTTCCCGGAGTGGGAGGGGTTCCCGCTGGGGGAGGAACTGGCGGGGCGGTTGGGGGTGGCGGTGGTGGTGGACAAGGACACCAACGCCGGGGCCGGAGCCGGCGCGGGCGCGGGCGGGGATTTCGGGGCTTCGGTGTACCTGCACGTCGGCACCGGCCTGGGTGCGGGACTCCGGCTGAACGGCGAGGTGTACCGCGGGGCGCGGTCGGCGGCGGGGGAGTTCGGGCACCAGGTGCTGATGCTGGACGGGCCGCCGTGCCGGTGTGGGGGCCGGGGGTGTGTGGAGGCGCTGTGCCTGGATGCCGTGGCGCGGGGTGATCTGGCGGAGGCCGCGCGCGTGCTGGGGGAGGCGGCGGCGAACCTGGTCGCGCTGCTGGACGTGGACCGGGTGGTGCTGGGCGGGCGTGTGGTGGAGGGGGCGCCGGGGGTGTTCGTGTCCGGCGTCTCCGGCGCGCTGGCCGCGCGCGGGGCCGGTGCCACCGTTGCCCTGGCCGGGCGGGGGGTGGCCGAGGGGGCGGCGGAACTGATCCTGGCCCCCTTCTTCGGCCGCTCGGGCTGA